A single Mesomycoplasma bovoculi M165/69 DNA region contains:
- the tsaE gene encoding tRNA (adenosine(37)-N6)-threonylcarbamoyltransferase complex ATPase subunit type 1 TsaE, whose protein sequence is MLNYQKSESFESSNSNDYEKIISKIIALKVQFIYLIGDYGVGKTFFVKQLGKFLGLKDNITSPSFNFCFVYNKLVHIDLDNFKGDLSEFYDYFEDKLVVIEWANKLDNFETNSVCLKINFIDENKRKVELFYN, encoded by the coding sequence ATGCTTAATTATCAAAAATCAGAATCATTTGAATCTTCAAACTCAAATGATTATGAAAAAATAATTTCAAAAATAATTGCACTAAAAGTGCAATTTATTTATTTAATAGGGGATTACGGAGTAGGTAAAACATTTTTTGTTAAGCAATTGGGTAAGTTTTTAGGACTAAAAGATAATATAACTTCACCATCATTTAATTTTTGTTTTGTTTATAACAAATTAGTTCATATTGATCTTGATAATTTTAAAGGTGATTTATCAGAATTTTATGACTATTTTGAAGATAAATTAGTTGTCATTGAGTGAGCTAACAAGTTAGATAATTTTGAAACTAATTCAGTTTGTCTTAAAATTAATTTTATTGATGAAAACAAGCGCAAAGTAGAACTTTTTTATAATTAA
- a CDS encoding AAA family ATPase: protein MKLVCKFKNCFGIHEMKHIFDFQKKGKEKKGKENVFSVYAKNGVMKTSFTEVFSKIRQGEKNKILDKIFVDEKPEFNLCKDEDCKDKWNFDKDSLFVIKSMDSQYKSEYLSALLVNDNTKKRLETLLKLKEDFFLYLKNKSGLKYDKKEKSNDSDLEIFFFQDLGLENDSFLNQLKNIEDKLKNKLSLFNHIKYDEIFDKTLFKKINEEEFQNNVEEFISKNNEIYKNYGFLEKGKFSYAEFKIIAEELKKNNFFVQCNSIRLNDSIVIKDEKELKEWVDKIDKEIKEIPALSSINKLLNTGKGRNLKQIIENNIEIVPYLKRENTNLLKEQLWISYIKDNEENFNKLKESFKSIEEEIENHKNETTEWEKALEIFEKRFSPPYKMNIANKFASIIGEGLPAVLFEFKNHNNETQKKEYNQEELNELGILSQGERRALYLLNIIFDIEKLKIENKTNPKDLLIIIDDIADSFDYKNKYAIIEYLNEIAEIPGFKLIILTHNFDFYRAINLRLAISKSNMLYAIKQNNKIKLEKFQLNIDDKIFFLDWIKELNNRKFIALIPYVRNIIQFTNKIENNDDYKTLTKVLHISDTNLVSNKKVKYNEIFDIFSKYIKFPDDIIEKWENNSELLEIYNEANDVLDQYKNDKLELKLELELELKVVLSIAIRLKSEEYMIKKLKLNGVDDKEINQNKQTGQLFNLCLKNKLIPQNDQLILKKALIIMPENVHINSFMYEPLIDTELEDLIKSYNDIKNLT, encoded by the coding sequence ATGAAACTTGTATGCAAGTTTAAAAACTGTTTTGGAATTCATGAAATGAAACATATTTTCGATTTTCAAAAAAAAGGAAAGGAAAAGAAAGGAAAAGAAAATGTTTTTTCAGTTTATGCTAAAAATGGGGTAATGAAAACATCTTTTACTGAAGTTTTTAGCAAAATACGTCAAGGTGAAAAAAATAAGATTTTAGATAAAATATTTGTGGATGAAAAACCAGAATTTAATCTTTGCAAAGATGAAGATTGTAAGGATAAGTGAAATTTTGATAAAGATTCACTTTTTGTTATTAAATCAATGGATAGTCAGTATAAATCAGAATATTTATCTGCTCTTTTAGTTAATGATAATACTAAGAAAAGGTTAGAAACATTACTTAAGTTAAAAGAAGATTTTTTTCTTTATCTTAAAAACAAATCTGGCTTAAAATATGATAAAAAAGAAAAATCAAATGATTCAGATTTGGAAATATTTTTTTTCCAAGATTTAGGTTTAGAAAATGATAGTTTTTTAAATCAATTAAAAAATATTGAAGATAAATTAAAAAATAAATTAAGTCTTTTTAATCACATCAAATATGATGAAATATTTGATAAAACATTGTTTAAAAAAATTAATGAAGAAGAATTTCAAAATAATGTTGAAGAGTTTATTTCTAAAAATAATGAAATTTATAAAAATTATGGTTTTTTAGAAAAAGGTAAGTTTAGTTATGCTGAATTTAAAATTATTGCTGAAGAATTAAAAAAGAATAATTTTTTTGTACAATGTAATTCAATAAGATTAAATGATTCAATTGTAATAAAAGATGAAAAAGAACTAAAAGAATGAGTTGATAAAATTGATAAAGAGATAAAAGAAATTCCAGCATTATCAAGTATAAATAAATTATTGAACACTGGAAAAGGAAGAAATTTAAAACAAATAATAGAAAACAATATAGAAATTGTACCTTACCTAAAAAGGGAAAATACAAATTTACTTAAGGAACAATTATGAATCTCTTATATAAAAGATAATGAAGAAAATTTTAATAAATTAAAAGAATCATTTAAATCTATAGAAGAAGAAATTGAAAATCATAAAAATGAAACAACTGAATGAGAAAAAGCTTTAGAAATATTTGAAAAAAGATTTAGTCCACCCTATAAAATGAATATAGCAAATAAATTTGCTTCAATTATTGGTGAAGGTCTTCCTGCAGTTTTGTTTGAATTCAAAAATCATAATAATGAAACTCAAAAAAAGGAATATAACCAAGAGGAGTTGAATGAATTAGGCATATTAAGTCAAGGGGAAAGGAGAGCTCTTTATTTACTAAATATTATTTTTGATATTGAAAAATTAAAAATTGAAAATAAAACAAATCCAAAAGATTTATTGATTATTATAGATGACATTGCCGATTCGTTTGATTATAAAAATAAATATGCAATTATAGAATACTTAAATGAAATAGCAGAAATACCTGGGTTTAAATTAATTATATTAACTCATAATTTTGATTTTTATAGAGCAATAAACTTGAGACTCGCTATATCAAAATCGAATATGTTATATGCAATAAAACAAAATAATAAAATAAAACTCGAAAAATTTCAACTTAACATTGATGATAAAATATTTTTTTTAGATTGAATAAAGGAATTAAATAATCGAAAATTTATCGCCCTAATTCCATATGTTAGAAATATAATTCAATTCACTAATAAAATTGAAAATAATGATGATTATAAAACATTAACAAAAGTTTTACATATAAGTGATACAAATCTAGTAAGTAATAAAAAAGTAAAATATAATGAAATATTTGACATATTTTCTAAATACATAAAATTCCCAGATGATATAATTGAGAAATGAGAAAATAATAGTGAACTTTTAGAAATATATAATGAAGCAAATGATGTTTTAGATCAATATAAAAATGATAAATTAGAATTAAAACTAGAATTAGAATTAGAGTTGAAAGTTGTGTTGTCTATTGCAATAAGACTTAAATCAGAAGAGTATATGATAAAGAAACTTAAACTAAATGGAGTAGACGACAAAGAAATAAATCAAAATAAACAAACAGGACAATTATTTAATCTATGTTTAAAAAACAAATTAATTCCACAAAATGATCAGTTGATATTAAAAAAAGCACTTATAATTATGCCTGAGAATGTGCACATAAACTCATTTATGTATGAACCATTGATAGATACTGAATTAGAAGATTTAATAAAGTCATACAATGACATAAAGAATTTAACTTAA
- the rsmG gene encoding 16S rRNA (guanine(527)-N(7))-methyltransferase RsmG has translation MMNYQNKTLKLVGQETFEKLQKYVNLIEHHNKEYNLTGFSGDKLWEEGIYESLVCLDFITNNLKQNNFKLLDIGAGAGFPSIPYLIWKPGTQLTIAEPRKKRCEFLNEVAQNLNLNFEVFCSKVQQNKGSFDIITARAVGSLAMLLDITTNFKNSHLAFIKGPKVFDENKEVNHIFEIKKIKEFENKNIYISFKKI, from the coding sequence ATGATGAATTATCAAAATAAAACTTTGAAACTTGTTGGTCAAGAAACCTTTGAAAAATTACAAAAATATGTTAATTTAATTGAACATCACAATAAAGAATACAACTTAACTGGTTTTTCAGGAGACAAACTTTGAGAAGAAGGTATTTATGAATCTTTGGTTTGTTTAGATTTTATAACAAATAATTTAAAACAAAATAATTTTAAATTATTAGATATTGGAGCTGGAGCAGGATTTCCTTCAATTCCTTACTTAATTTGAAAACCTGGAACTCAATTAACAATCGCAGAACCTCGCAAAAAAAGATGTGAATTTTTAAATGAAGTTGCACAAAATTTAAATCTAAATTTTGAAGTTTTTTGTTCAAAAGTGCAACAAAATAAAGGTAGTTTTGACATAATTACAGCTCGAGCTGTGGGTTCACTAGCAATGCTTTTAGATATTACAACTAATTTTAAAAATAGTCATTTAGCCTTTATAAAAGGGCCAAAAGTTTTTGATGAAAATAAAGAAGTAAATCATATTTTTGAAATAAAAAAAATTAAAGAATTTGAAAACAAAAATATTTATATAAGTTTTAAAAAAATATAA
- a CDS encoding ribose-phosphate pyrophosphokinase — MILETKNKFVLFGMENSKKLAQKISEKIQIPLSEIERTVFADGEVMLKSRETIRNSTVFVVASTAKPVNDNIMELLIFIDSLKRGYAKDIIVILSYYGYARQDRKSSGRQPITARLIANLLETSGVTKVVLVDIHNPSIQGFFNVSVDELLGQFILAQELVGKSKNYVVVSPDHGGTVRARILAEILGKNTPVAVIDKRRTGVNQIDVFGLIGEVDGKDCILLDDIIDTGGTILKAADVVKSKGAKSVVVAATHGVFSRGFEKFEENTSIDKVIVTDSIDNEFLLQKFKKIFITSLDTFLSKVILACIHSTSISSIYEEMTHEYKLVNDELSK; from the coding sequence ATGATATTAGAAACAAAAAATAAATTCGTTCTTTTTGGAATGGAAAATTCCAAAAAATTAGCTCAAAAAATTTCAGAAAAAATACAAATACCTCTTTCTGAAATTGAAAGAACAGTTTTTGCTGATGGTGAAGTGATGTTAAAATCACGTGAAACTATTCGCAATTCAACAGTTTTTGTTGTTGCAAGCACAGCAAAACCTGTTAATGATAATATTATGGAATTATTAATTTTTATAGATTCCTTAAAACGCGGATATGCCAAAGACATTATAGTTATACTTTCTTACTATGGTTATGCGCGCCAGGATCGAAAATCTTCTGGTCGACAACCAATAACTGCTAGATTAATTGCTAACTTGTTAGAAACCAGTGGTGTAACAAAAGTTGTTCTTGTTGATATTCATAACCCAAGTATTCAAGGTTTTTTCAATGTTTCAGTTGACGAACTTCTTGGTCAATTTATTTTAGCCCAAGAATTAGTTGGAAAATCTAAAAACTATGTAGTAGTTTCTCCAGATCATGGAGGAACTGTTAGAGCTAGAATTTTGGCTGAAATACTTGGCAAAAATACTCCAGTTGCTGTAATAGATAAACGAAGAACTGGTGTTAACCAAATTGATGTTTTTGGTTTAATTGGTGAAGTTGATGGTAAAGATTGTATTCTCCTTGATGATATCATTGATACAGGAGGAACTATTTTAAAAGCAGCAGATGTTGTTAAATCTAAAGGTGCAAAATCTGTTGTTGTTGCTGCAACACATGGTGTGTTTTCTAGAGGTTTTGAAAAATTTGAAGAAAACACTAGCATTGACAAAGTTATTGTTACTGATTCAATTGACAATGAATTTTTGCTTCAAAAATTCAAAAAAATCTTCATTACTTCACTAGATACTTTCTTATCAAAAGTGATTTTAGCTTGCATTCATTCAACTTCTATCAGTTCAATTTATGAAGAAATGACACATGAGTATAAATTAGTTAATGATGAATTATCAAAATAA
- a CDS encoding TatD family hydrolase, with protein MNWEFSTLKPRHLKSLQAVSSKFTKKVDFVSSRNMPLTTNLNINKNNNFFELIISEQESTNKTIAAFFTIEKLDEIFLLDLIFLNKNLESTWQEIIIEKTYDFIVEKFKLNEFTLEINGFTSLTNLPFENWWKIDENTYKIIVKSYKFIDIHSHPFAEYYDNSEKEVENCFANSIDKMVIVGTSWEDIQEVTELSKKWKNTYNIIGIHPSNIQENEDYSKLEKFINEKTIGIGEIGLDTYHKTNLELALQISAMDKQIEIAKKHNLVVMFHIRDQNINETTNLELTQDKIKKNPNINFVFHNYSAPIGLLEKFKDLPNIYFSFSGVATFKNSYDIRQAIEQLPLNKILIETDAPYLSPEPNRGLWPNSSIEIKQVYQKIAFIKGISKKDLSEIIQNNFEFVFGRKLIKN; from the coding sequence ATGAATTGAGAATTTAGTACTTTAAAGCCCCGACACCTTAAATCTTTACAGGCAGTTTCTTCTAAATTTACTAAAAAAGTTGATTTTGTTAGTTCGAGAAATATGCCTTTAACAACTAATTTAAACATAAATAAAAATAATAATTTTTTCGAACTTATTATTAGCGAACAAGAAAGCACAAACAAAACTATTGCTGCTTTTTTTACTATTGAAAAATTAGATGAAATATTTTTGTTAGATCTTATTTTTTTAAATAAAAATTTAGAATCAACCTGGCAAGAAATAATTATTGAAAAAACCTATGATTTTATAGTGGAAAAATTTAAATTAAATGAATTCACACTTGAAATTAATGGATTTACAAGTTTGACAAACTTGCCTTTTGAAAATTGATGAAAAATTGATGAAAATACTTATAAAATTATCGTAAAATCCTATAAATTCATAGACATCCATAGCCATCCTTTTGCAGAATATTATGATAATTCTGAAAAAGAAGTGGAAAATTGCTTTGCAAATTCCATAGATAAAATGGTAATTGTTGGAACATCTTGAGAAGATATCCAAGAAGTTACAGAATTATCAAAAAAATGAAAAAATACCTATAACATAATAGGTATTCATCCAAGTAATATTCAAGAAAATGAAGATTATTCAAAATTAGAAAAATTTATTAATGAAAAAACAATTGGTATAGGTGAAATTGGTCTTGATACTTATCACAAAACAAACTTAGAACTAGCCCTCCAAATTAGTGCTATGGATAAACAAATTGAAATTGCTAAAAAACATAATTTAGTTGTTATGTTTCACATTAGAGACCAAAATATAAATGAGACAACAAATTTAGAATTAACTCAAGACAAAATTAAAAAAAATCCCAATATTAATTTTGTTTTTCATAATTATTCAGCACCTATTGGTTTGCTTGAAAAATTTAAAGATTTACCTAATATTTATTTTTCATTTTCAGGTGTTGCAACCTTCAAAAACAGCTATGATATTAGACAAGCAATTGAACAACTCCCTTTAAATAAAATCCTGATTGAAACCGATGCTCCTTATTTGTCACCCGAACCTAATAGAGGTCTTTGACCCAATTCATCTATAGAAATAAAGCAAGTTTATCAAAAAATTGCCTTTATAAAAGGTATTAGCAAAAAAGATTTAAGTGAAATTATTCAAAATAATTTTGAATTTGTGTTTGGAAGAAAATTAATTAAAAATTAA
- a CDS encoding PTS transporter subunit IIABC → MSFSLTQFKSLKSLFEQKKRKLNNSGSGKWRQIFSKLSGAFMLPISVMSIAGLLLGVGAAIASNSHSEGGKIFGQLIQNLGDPVFAALPVLFAMAFVIAFTDEAGVAVFATLIGYLVFVSTQSALITSENGGYKILFTEGGRDPLKLSRLVGSTLGFTSLQTSVFGGIAVGLTIQWLYRKFHTIQLPQVISFFGGKRFVSIITIPVMFVLALLFLLFWPWIGIALNAIGTGIGSVPYGFESLIFGYIERSLIPFGLHHVFYAPLWYSSVGGDAGESIQNGINALKETNPDLVAGANTSQILIDYTNNKNSFQGDSTASLKLLQYGNYIDYTIKGKNYEVPLFTFLQENGFKVGRFADGKFSGMMFGLPAAAAAMVMAAPKENRKVALGTVVPAAVTSFVTGVTEPIEFTFLFLSPALFWGFHASMMALSFFFANLAGVHIPMAFSGGVLDLLLYGIIPVQKGTNFWWVLVVGLGYAPIYYLFFYWFIKYKDLATPGRGQNTRLFTKADYLNKKDAAKLGDIDPQVLAIVEGYGGIHNITNFNNCASRLRYDVKDASKVSEDKLKAAGAIAIKVEGNNHVQAILGPVAEQLNAKIKSQRNAIIELEHSGAKIEAQSVIEKVETELKDKSETPKIEVFAPAKGQIIQLSELNDDVFSKKLMGDGFAIQVGKTGIANVFAPISGIVEVVFESKHAIGITSEDGSLKTLIHIGIDTVNLQGKGFENFVQVGQKIQKGEKIASVNLDTLVENNVSTTDVIFLVLPESKQTKFIFSSTNSEKELGELVGFVE, encoded by the coding sequence ATGAGTTTTTCTCTAACTCAATTTAAATCGCTTAAAAGTTTGTTTGAGCAGAAAAAAAGAAAATTAAATAACTCTGGTTCAGGAAAATGGCGTCAAATATTTTCCAAATTATCCGGAGCTTTTATGCTTCCTATTTCTGTTATGTCCATTGCCGGTTTATTGCTTGGAGTTGGTGCTGCTATAGCAAGCAACTCACATTCAGAAGGTGGTAAAATATTTGGACAATTAATTCAAAATTTAGGTGATCCTGTTTTTGCAGCACTTCCTGTTTTATTTGCTATGGCATTTGTTATAGCCTTTACAGATGAAGCGGGTGTTGCTGTTTTTGCAACATTAATTGGTTACCTAGTTTTTGTTTCTACACAATCTGCGCTTATTACATCTGAAAATGGTGGATATAAAATTTTATTCACTGAAGGTGGTAGAGATCCATTAAAACTTTCTAGATTAGTTGGTTCTACATTAGGGTTTACTTCTCTTCAAACCTCGGTGTTTGGAGGTATTGCTGTTGGATTAACAATTCAATGACTATATCGTAAATTCCACACAATTCAGTTGCCACAAGTTATTTCATTCTTTGGTGGTAAACGTTTTGTGTCTATCATAACTATTCCAGTAATGTTTGTTTTAGCATTACTATTTTTACTTTTTTGACCATGAATTGGTATTGCTCTTAATGCAATAGGAACCGGAATTGGTTCAGTTCCTTATGGTTTTGAATCTCTTATTTTTGGATACATTGAAAGATCTCTAATTCCTTTTGGTCTTCACCATGTATTTTATGCTCCACTTTGATATTCATCAGTTGGTGGTGATGCTGGTGAGTCTATTCAAAATGGAATTAACGCTCTAAAGGAAACCAACCCAGATCTTGTTGCAGGTGCTAATACATCACAAATTCTTATAGACTATACAAACAATAAAAATAGTTTTCAAGGTGATTCAACTGCTTCATTAAAATTATTGCAATATGGTAATTACATTGATTACACAATTAAAGGTAAAAATTATGAAGTTCCTTTATTTACATTTTTACAAGAAAATGGATTTAAAGTAGGTCGTTTTGCTGATGGTAAATTCTCAGGAATGATGTTTGGTTTACCAGCTGCAGCAGCTGCTATGGTAATGGCAGCACCAAAAGAAAATAGAAAAGTGGCTCTTGGAACTGTTGTACCTGCAGCTGTTACTTCATTTGTAACTGGGGTTACAGAACCAATTGAATTTACTTTCTTATTCTTATCACCAGCTCTTTTCTGAGGTTTCCATGCAAGTATGATGGCTTTATCATTCTTCTTTGCAAACCTTGCAGGAGTCCACATCCCTATGGCATTTAGTGGTGGTGTTCTTGACTTGCTACTTTATGGAATTATTCCTGTTCAAAAAGGAACTAACTTCTGATGAGTATTAGTGGTTGGACTTGGTTATGCTCCAATTTACTACTTATTCTTCTATTGATTCATCAAATATAAAGACTTAGCAACTCCAGGTCGTGGACAAAACACCCGTCTATTCACTAAAGCTGACTACTTAAATAAAAAAGATGCAGCTAAATTGGGTGACATTGACCCACAAGTTTTAGCAATTGTTGAAGGTTATGGTGGGATTCACAATATTACTAACTTTAACAATTGTGCATCACGTTTACGTTATGATGTTAAAGATGCATCTAAAGTTTCTGAAGATAAATTGAAAGCTGCTGGAGCAATTGCTATCAAGGTTGAAGGAAACAACCACGTACAAGCAATTTTAGGACCAGTAGCTGAGCAATTAAATGCTAAAATTAAGTCACAGAGAAATGCTATTATTGAACTTGAACATAGTGGAGCAAAAATAGAAGCTCAATCTGTTATAGAAAAAGTGGAAACAGAATTAAAAGATAAATCTGAAACACCTAAAATAGAAGTTTTTGCACCTGCAAAAGGTCAAATTATTCAATTAAGTGAATTGAATGATGATGTATTTTCTAAAAAATTAATGGGTGATGGTTTTGCAATTCAAGTTGGTAAAACAGGAATTGCTAATGTTTTTGCACCAATTAGTGGTATTGTTGAAGTTGTTTTTGAAAGCAAGCATGCAATCGGAATCACTAGTGAAGATGGTTCATTAAAAACTCTTATTCATATAGGAATTGATACTGTAAACTTACAAGGTAAAGGTTTTGAAAATTTTGTTCAAGTTGGACAAAAAATTCAAAAAGGTGAAAAAATTGCAAGTGTTAATTTAGATACATTAGTTGAAAATAATGTTTCAACTACAGATGTTATTTTCCTTGTATTACCAGAAAGTAAACAAACTAAATTCATATTTAGCTCAACTAATTCAGAAAAAGAACTAGGTGAGTTAGTAGGTTTTGTAGAATAA
- the lepB gene encoding signal peptidase I encodes MTKLIISKFKNIWKNNTLTITSGAIGVGIVVVFFSIFFSLFKITTISGKSMLPTLTPGQVTLVKITKNIKKNDIVFFKHQNTILVKRVIAVEGDHLVINDNTLFVNGKKVETLDKNSPTKNLDVIIKKDQFYALGDNLPESFDSRQFGIFSVHDIIGVKP; translated from the coding sequence ATGACAAAATTAATTATTTCCAAATTCAAAAATATTTGAAAAAATAATACTCTTACAATCACTTCTGGAGCAATTGGAGTTGGAATTGTTGTTGTATTTTTCTCTATTTTTTTTAGTTTATTTAAAATAACAACTATTAGTGGAAAATCGATGCTCCCAACCTTAACCCCGGGTCAAGTAACCTTGGTAAAAATTACAAAAAATATCAAAAAAAATGATATTGTTTTTTTTAAACACCAAAATACTATTTTAGTAAAAAGAGTTATTGCTGTTGAAGGAGATCACCTGGTAATTAATGACAATACACTTTTTGTTAATGGAAAAAAAGTTGAAACTCTTGATAAAAATTCTCCTACTAAAAATTTAGATGTTATTATCAAAAAAGATCAATTTTATGCTTTAGGTGATAATTTGCCTGAAAGTTTTGATAGTAGACAATTTGGAATTTTTTCAGTCCATGATATTATTGGTGTCAAGCCTTAA
- a CDS encoding aromatic motif membrane protein encodes MKKIVKGFSALSVLAGLTLVSCGQSNTIKNFSYYQSFIQKPNSFQNFLDNQPIQELLDFVFENKDSKEQFINRTKNIKSEVYKKELNFNLIYYNTINNRSDAPVEGLFSTQNNQPLLYQEAKDNYSQLFNFNWLWFLAHLNQATFIRALGVNDQFRRLEEDSNLRLKNNALANAFYQPTNSVFKNIIIVKGEKEDNNQKYKVFLLNQDNFVFELDVTKTIQNDKVVNTIVALSPWIKIYPKILDIKSLKFPFAEFVRMETNFNIGNTKANNVSQVEKSVFEENLGGDPFFYTLINFKN; translated from the coding sequence ATGAAAAAAATAGTTAAAGGATTTTCTGCTTTAAGTGTACTAGCGGGATTAACGCTTGTAAGTTGTGGCCAATCTAACACAATTAAAAATTTCTCTTACTATCAAAGTTTTATTCAAAAACCTAACAGCTTTCAAAACTTTTTAGATAACCAACCTATTCAAGAACTTTTGGATTTTGTTTTTGAAAATAAGGATAGTAAAGAACAATTTATTAACAGAACAAAAAACATTAAAAGTGAAGTTTATAAAAAGGAGTTAAATTTTAATTTAATTTATTACAACACTATTAATAATAGAAGTGACGCACCTGTTGAAGGTTTATTTAGCACTCAAAATAACCAACCTCTTTTGTATCAAGAAGCAAAAGATAACTATAGTCAACTTTTTAATTTTAATTGATTATGGTTTTTAGCCCATTTAAATCAAGCAACCTTTATTCGTGCTTTGGGAGTTAATGATCAATTTAGAAGATTAGAAGAAGACTCTAATTTAAGGCTTAAAAATAATGCTTTAGCAAATGCTTTTTACCAACCTACAAATAGTGTTTTTAAAAACATCATTATCGTAAAAGGTGAAAAAGAAGACAATAATCAAAAATATAAAGTATTTTTACTTAATCAAGACAATTTTGTTTTTGAACTCGATGTGACAAAAACAATACAAAATGATAAAGTTGTAAACACTATTGTTGCACTAAGTCCTTGAATTAAAATTTATCCTAAAATTTTAGATATTAAAAGTCTGAAGTTTCCTTTTGCAGAATTTGTTAGAATGGAAACAAACTTTAATATTGGTAACACTAAAGCTAACAATGTTTCTCAAGTGGAAAAATCAGTTTTTGAAGAAAATTTGGGCGGGGATCCATTTTTTTACACATTAATTAATTTTAAAAATTAA